A window of the Candidatus Zixiibacteriota bacterium genome harbors these coding sequences:
- a CDS encoding DUF2723 domain-containing protein — translation MSPSRSYLFRFNRYTFISAFAVFLFSGFFYFLTLYPTFSFVDSGELAAVCTTLGIAHPTGYPLYTLLGRIFSFLQFGQPIYRLIMMSAFWAALTNVILFFSLLLLSELFFKEELNPKLKFSAAILTTFFFSFSPILWSQATINEVYSLNIFLCSLIILLSLYWFKQNQSAENLNHWNLSLIYLITYLVGLSSGNHLLSILLLPALIFLLISTADRKIYSFKSLSLIFGFLILGISIYLYLPIRSSLNTPLNWGDPSTFLNLKNHLTAKIYQSWMFTETKLAFRDNFKHFLSLFFKQFPFWTYPLIFLGFFKAFQQNLKLAIFFLLIILFNLLWSLNYDVKDIEPYFLQTLLTLTFLLYSGLLLLFQILERILFWLRTSEKLRTAISFLVLSILTFLFVLKFPQEFKAQNRSRNYIPYDFSMNLLRSAHKDALILTEVWDYYSSWLYLRFVENKRPDLEIVNTALSEYSWYKNYMRKYYPSFYRRSSQEIDAYNHFALSLESGQFLDSLKASQSFTRMINSFIFKNLADRPVYITIFDAYQGYSGLPTPTEGLLMRFREKNKFYPYEFPDFHLRGIEDPEVPKTNKELVRIAHSALSYYNRGLYLKRFGFEDEANKYFERAYYFKKVLLEYDPNYRFPFF, via the coding sequence ATGTCCCCCTCAAGATCCTATCTATTCCGGTTCAATAGATACACTTTTATCTCAGCCTTTGCAGTTTTCCTTTTCAGCGGCTTTTTCTACTTTTTGACCCTCTACCCTACTTTTTCTTTTGTAGATTCCGGAGAATTAGCTGCTGTCTGTACGACTTTGGGGATTGCCCATCCAACCGGGTATCCGCTTTACACCTTGCTGGGAAGGATCTTCTCTTTCCTGCAGTTTGGACAACCGATTTACCGATTAATTATGATGTCTGCCTTCTGGGCTGCTTTGACTAATGTCATCCTGTTTTTTTCTCTTCTTCTGCTCTCCGAGCTCTTCTTTAAAGAAGAGCTTAATCCTAAGCTCAAGTTTTCAGCAGCTATTCTGACTACTTTCTTTTTTTCCTTCTCGCCAATTCTCTGGTCACAGGCTACCATCAATGAAGTCTATTCTTTAAACATCTTCCTCTGCAGTCTGATTATCCTTCTGTCTTTATACTGGTTCAAACAGAATCAGTCTGCAGAAAATTTAAACCACTGGAACTTAAGCTTGATTTATCTGATAACTTATCTGGTTGGTTTAAGCTCTGGCAACCATCTTTTAAGCATCCTTTTACTCCCTGCCCTGATCTTCCTTTTAATTTCCACTGCTGATCGGAAGATCTACAGTTTTAAATCTTTAAGTTTAATCTTCGGGTTTTTGATCTTGGGAATATCAATCTATCTTTATCTTCCTATCCGCTCATCTCTGAATACTCCTTTAAACTGGGGAGACCCCTCCACCTTTCTCAATCTAAAAAACCACCTGACTGCTAAGATTTACCAGAGTTGGATGTTCACTGAAACCAAACTGGCTTTCCGGGATAACTTCAAACATTTCCTCTCACTTTTCTTTAAACAGTTTCCCTTCTGGACATATCCTTTGATCTTCTTAGGCTTTTTTAAGGCTTTCCAGCAGAACTTGAAGCTGGCTATCTTTTTTCTATTGATCATCCTTTTCAATCTCCTCTGGAGCTTAAACTATGATGTAAAAGATATCGAGCCTTATTTCCTGCAGACCCTCCTAACTTTAACTTTCTTGCTATATTCAGGACTTCTCCTCCTCTTTCAAATACTGGAGAGAATCCTGTTCTGGCTTCGAACCTCAGAGAAATTAAGAACCGCAATAAGCTTTTTAGTTCTGTCAATTCTCACCTTTTTGTTTGTTTTAAAATTCCCCCAGGAGTTTAAGGCTCAAAACCGAAGCAGAAATTACATCCCTTATGATTTCAGTATGAACCTCCTGCGGTCAGCTCATAAGGATGCCCTGATCCTGACCGAGGTCTGGGACTATTATTCTTCCTGGCTTTATTTAAGATTCGTAGAAAACAAAAGGCCTGACCTGGAGATCGTCAATACTGCACTTTCAGAGTATAGCTGGTATAAAAACTATATGCGGAAATACTATCCCTCATTTTACAGGCGTTCCTCTCAGGAGATCGATGCCTATAACCATTTTGCTCTCAGTCTGGAGAGTGGCCAGTTCCTGGATTCCCTCAAAGCTTCTCAGTCTTTTACACGGATGATCAACAGTTTTATTTTTAAAAACCTTGCAGACCGGCCAGTTTACATCACTATTTTTGATGCCTATCAGGGTTATTCTGGACTTCCTACTCCGACTGAAGGTCTTCTCATGCGCTTTAGAGAAAAAAATAAATTTTACCCGTATGAGTTCCCCGATTTTCACCTGAGAGGGATTGAAGACCCGGAGGTCCCCAAAACAAATAAGGAGCTGGTCCGCATAGCTCACTCTGCTCTTTCTTACTATAATAGAGGTCTATACCTTAAGCGTTTTGGCTTTGAAGATGAGGCAAATAAATATTTTGAGAGGGCTTACTATTTTAAAAAAGTTTTACTTGAATATGACCCCAATTATAGATTTCCTTTCTTTTAA